A genomic window from Brassica oleracea var. oleracea cultivar TO1000 chromosome C8, BOL, whole genome shotgun sequence includes:
- the LOC106307893 gene encoding zinc finger BED domain-containing protein DAYSLEEPER-like isoform X1, giving the protein MDYDTVHTMALLEAQREYMDMNDEDAEFDIDEEMAETETEAEAEVQCEPQATASTQAAKPQRKRRKTSLVWKDFVLVGVEEDRKERAKCIHCDSKLVVGKNHGTKSYSVILAMGAALDPRIKIEMLQAAYKKLDPSTSSLKIKELKDSLSALYKDYQKRSQTSSSGVSLTPTPQEIVTESPLEDDYDNDFFELEKSIGGGVGNPKTHLDIYLEEPRLNRRANLDLDVLSYWKENQHRFGDLASMARDILSIPITTVASESAFSIGSRVLTPYQNHLLPKNVQALLCTRNWLRGFAEYKGAIEDLFDENEDVGKKASNYGVESSASKD; this is encoded by the exons ATGGACTATGATACTGTGCACACAATGGCGCTTCTTGAAGCTCAACGTGAATACATGGACATGAATGATGAAGATGCTGAATTTGATATAGATGAAGAAATGGCAGAAACAGAAACAGAAGCAGAAGCAGAAGTTCAGTGTGAACCACAAGCCACTGCATCAACACAAGCAGCGAAACCTCAACGTAAGCGTCGAAAAACCTCACTTGTTTGGAAAGATTTTGTACTAGTGGGGGTAGAAGAGGATAGAAAAGAAAGGGCTAAGTGCATTCATTGTGATTCAAAATTAGTGGTTGGTAAGAATCATGGTACAAAAAGTTACAGTGTAATCTTGGCTATGGGAGCAGCTTTAGATCCAAGAATAAAGATTGAGATGCTTCAAGCTGCTTATAAGAAATTGGATCCCTCTACTTCAAGTTTAAAGATTAAAGAACTTAAGGATAGTTTGTCTGCACTCTACAAAGACTATCAGAAACGGTCTCAAACAAGTTCTTCAGGTGTTTCACTCACACCAACTCCACAAGAGATTGTCACAGAATCTCCACTTGAAGATGATTATGATAAT GATTTTTTTGAGTTGGAAAAGAGCATTGGAGGTGGAGTTGGCAACCCAAAGACACATTTGGACATATATTTGGAAGAGCCAAGGCTGAACAGAAGGGCTAACTTGGATTTGGATGTCTTGAGTTATTGGAAAGAGAACCAACATCGATTTGGAGATTTAGCATCGATGGCACGTGACATCCTCAGCATTCCGATCACCACAGTAGCTTCAGAGTCTGCCTTTAGCATTGGATCCCGGGTTTTAACTCCATACCAAAATCATCTCTTGCCTAAAAATGTCCAAGCTCTTCTTTGCACTAGGAATTGGTTGCGCGGTTTTGCTGAATACAAAG GTGCCATTGAAGATCTCTTTGATGAAAATGAAGATGTTGGAAAGAAAGCAAGTAATTATGGAGTGGAGTCTTCAGCATCAAAAGATTGA
- the LOC106310934 gene encoding proline transporter 2: MKQFDLEVPETAHQISSDSWFQVSFVLTTSINSAYVLGYSGTVMVPLGWIGGVVGLLLATAISLYANSLIANLHEFGGKRHIRYRDLAGFIYGKKMYRVTWGLQYVNLFMINCGFIILAGSALKAVYVLFRDDSVMKLPHFIAIAGVVCAIFAVGIPYLSALGIWLGVSTILSMIYIVVAIVLSFKDGVNKPSRDYTIQGSSVDKIFTITGAAANLVFAFNSGMLPEIQATVKQPVVKNMMKALYLQFTAGALPLYAVTFIGYWAYGSSTSTYLMNSVTGPLWAKALANISAFLQSVISLHIFASPTYEFMDTKYGTKGGSPLALKNLLFRTATRGSYIAVSTLLSALLPFLGDFMSLTGAISTFPLTFILANHMYLVAMDSELSSVQKLWHWLNVCFFGLMSLASAIAAVRLISVDSKNFHVFADV; the protein is encoded by the exons ATGAAACAGTTCGATCTCGAAGTCCCTGAGACCGCTCACCAGATTAGCAGCG ATTCATGGTTTCAGGTATCATTCGTTTTGACAACGAGTATAAACAGCGCCTATGTGTTGGGATATTCCGGGACAGTCATGGTTCCTTTGGGTTGGATTGGTGGTGTGGTTGGTCTCCTTCTCGCTACAGCAATCTCCCTTTACGCAAACTCTCTTATCGCTAACCTTCATGAGTTTGGTGGTAAAAGACACATTCGTTACAGAGATCTCGCTGGCTTCATCTACG GTAAAAAGATGTACCGTGTAACATGGGGATTGCAATATGTAAATCTTTTCATGATTAACTGTGGCTTCATCATACTTGCTGGTTCAGCCTTAAAG GCTGTCTATGTACTTTTCAGAGATGACAGTGTAATGAAACTACCTCACTTTATCGCCATTGCTGGTGTTGTCTGCGCGATTTTCGCAGTCGGTATACCTTATTTATCTGCTCTTGGAATCTGGCTAGGAGTATCAACAATCCTCAGCATGATCTACATTGTTGTTGCAATAGTCCTATCATTTAAAGATG GAGTAAACAAACCTTCAAGAGACTATACCATACAAGGATCATCAGTAGACAAGATCTTTACCATAACAGGAGCAGCAGCAAATCTAGTTTTCGCATTCAACTCTGGAATGCTCCCTGAAATACAG GCCACAGTGAAGCAACCAGTGGTTAAAAACATGATGAAGGCTCTGTATCTTCAGTTCACTGCTGGTGCATTACCTTTGTATGCAGTTACATTCATTGGTTATTGGGCTTACGGCTCCTCCACATCGACTTATCTGATGAACAGTGTCACTGGACCTCTCTGGGCCAAAGCTCTCGCTAACATCTCAGCTTTTCTTCAGTCCGTTATCTCTTTGCAC ATATTTGCAAGTCCGACTTATGAGTTTATGGATACAAAGTATGGAACCAAAGGAGGAAGTCCATTAGCATTGAAGAATCTCTTGTTTAGAACAGCAACAAGAGGAAGCTACATTGCTGTGAGCACTCTTCTCTCTGCGCTTTTGCCGTTTCTTGGAGATTTCATGAGCCTCACGGGAGCGATAAGCACGTTCCCTCTGACGTTTATATTAGCAAATCACATGTATCTTGTAGCTATGGACAGTGAGCTTAGTTCCGTTCAAAAGCTATGGCATTGGCTTAATGTTTGTTTCTTTGGGTTAATGTCTCTTGCGTCTGCTATTGCTGCTGTTAGACTCATATCTGTTGACTCCAAGAACTTTCATGTTTTTGCTGATGTTTGA
- the LOC106312302 gene encoding nematode resistance protein-like HSPRO1, whose product MADLDMERKMVSPKKLHVTIPEPFDLSVSSPISSSSSAAAYELYLRLPELRNLLSSLGFPQWVTEPVLKPALQALEITFRLILTVASDTRPYINRQEWTRRLDSLVTSQIKIVASLCEDDDECVPVSNGWSSMSLLSEIATCRTTESIGQKILCTVENEMRWCKYTLGLGEPNLAGKPYLQYDVVCRPEELQSLKNNPYADHIENQENQTLYTIHQILESWIHVSLNLLNRIESRIDEAKFEKASSDVYLLETIWNLLSEIEDLHILMDPEDFLKVKKQLKIKSTSQNHAFCFRSKGLVEMAKMSRELRQKVPAVLEVEVDPTGGPRLQEAAMKLYSSKTEYEKIHLLQGMQAVESASKRFFFGYQKLAAAMMGSAEANANRTAASHHETCDSLTQVFMEPTYYPSLDAAKTFLGEFWSNLVSRH is encoded by the coding sequence ATGGCTGATTTGGATATGGAGAGGAAGATGGTATCTCCCAAGAAGCTCCACGTCACCATTCCGGAGCCTTTTGACCTCTCCGTCTCCTCTCCCATCTCCTCCTCATCCTCCGCCGCCGCCTACGAACTCTACCTCCGTTTGCCGGAACTCAGAAACCTCTTGTCCTCTCTTGGCTTTCCTCAATGGGTCACCGAGCCGGTCCTCAAACCAGCTCTTCAGGCTCTTGAGATCACTTTCCGTTTGATCTTGACCGTTGCTTCCGACACACGTCCATACATCAACCGACAAGAGTGGACCCGACGCTTGGACTCGCTCGTCACAAGCCAGATAAAGATCGTTGCGTCACTCTGCGAAGACGATGACGAATGCGTACCGGTTAGCAATGGCTGGAGCTCAATGAGCCTGCTGTCCGAGATAGCCACGTGTCGGACAACGGAGAGCATTGGTCAGAAGATCTTGTGTACGGTCGAGAACGAAATGCGTTGGTGTAAGTATACACTCGGTTTAGGTGAACCGAACCTAGCAGGAAAACCGTATCTCCAATACGACGTCGTTTGCCGCCCGGAAGAGCTGCAAAGCCTCAAGAACAACCCTTACGCTGATCATATCGAGAATCAAGAAAACCAAACGCTCTACACGATTCACCAGATTCTTGAATCTTGGATTCACGTTTCACTGAATCTCCTAAACCGAATCGAATCAAGAATCGACGAGGCGAAGTTCGAAAAAGCGTCTTCCGACGTGTACTTGCTAGAGACAATATGGAACCTTCTGAGTGAGATAGAGGATCTACACATTCTTATGGATCCAGAAGACTTCTTGAAGGTCAAGAAACAGTTAAAGATCAAGTCTACATCACAAAACCACGCGTTTTGTTTCAGGTCCAAGGGGTTAGTGGAAATGGCCAAGATGTCTAGAGAGCTCAGACAGAAAGTGCCAGCTGTCCTCGAGGTTGAGGTGGACCCTACAGGAGGTCCGAGGTTGCAAGAGGCGGCGATGAAGCTTTACTCGAGTAAGACTGAGTACGAGAAGATACATTTGCTTCAGGGGATGCAGGCGGTTGAGTCTGCTTCCAAGAGATTCTTCTTCGGGTACCAGAAGCTAGCGGCGGCGATGATGGGAAGCGCGGAGGCTAACGCGAATAGAACGGCGGCGAGTCATCACGAGACGTGTGACTCGCTGACTCAGGTGTTTATGGAGCCAACGTATTACCCGAGCCTAGACGCCGCAAAGACTTTCCTAGGAGAGTTCTGGAGCAATTTGGTATCCCGACACTGA
- the LOC106307893 gene encoding zinc finger BED domain-containing protein DAYSLEEPER-like isoform X2 produces MDYDTVHTMALLEAQREYMDMNDEDAEFDIDEEMAETETEAEAEVQCEPQATASTQAAKPQPLDPRIKIEMLQAAYKKLDPSTSSLKIKELKDSLSALYKDYQKRSQTSSSGVSLTPTPQEIVTESPLEDDYDNDFFELEKSIGGGVGNPKTHLDIYLEEPRLNRRANLDLDVLSYWKENQHRFGDLASMARDILSIPITTVASESAFSIGSRVLTPYQNHLLPKNVQALLCTRNWLRGFAEYKGAIEDLFDENEDVGKKASNYGVESSASKD; encoded by the exons ATGGACTATGATACTGTGCACACAATGGCGCTTCTTGAAGCTCAACGTGAATACATGGACATGAATGATGAAGATGCTGAATTTGATATAGATGAAGAAATGGCAGAAACAGAAACAGAAGCAGAAGCAGAAGTTCAGTGTGAACCACAAGCCACTGCATCAACACAAGCAGCGAAACCTCAAC CTTTAGATCCAAGAATAAAGATTGAGATGCTTCAAGCTGCTTATAAGAAATTGGATCCCTCTACTTCAAGTTTAAAGATTAAAGAACTTAAGGATAGTTTGTCTGCACTCTACAAAGACTATCAGAAACGGTCTCAAACAAGTTCTTCAGGTGTTTCACTCACACCAACTCCACAAGAGATTGTCACAGAATCTCCACTTGAAGATGATTATGATAAT GATTTTTTTGAGTTGGAAAAGAGCATTGGAGGTGGAGTTGGCAACCCAAAGACACATTTGGACATATATTTGGAAGAGCCAAGGCTGAACAGAAGGGCTAACTTGGATTTGGATGTCTTGAGTTATTGGAAAGAGAACCAACATCGATTTGGAGATTTAGCATCGATGGCACGTGACATCCTCAGCATTCCGATCACCACAGTAGCTTCAGAGTCTGCCTTTAGCATTGGATCCCGGGTTTTAACTCCATACCAAAATCATCTCTTGCCTAAAAATGTCCAAGCTCTTCTTTGCACTAGGAATTGGTTGCGCGGTTTTGCTGAATACAAAG GTGCCATTGAAGATCTCTTTGATGAAAATGAAGATGTTGGAAAGAAAGCAAGTAATTATGGAGTGGAGTCTTCAGCATCAAAAGATTGA
- the LOC106312587 gene encoding sedoheptulose-1,7-bisphosphatase, chloroplastic: METSVTCYSRGVLLPRVSSQRSPSLVTPPSSFSTSSSFKGLKSSSIFGDSLRVAPRSQLKATKPKSNGASSVTKCEIGQSLEEFLTQATPDKGLRTLLMCMGEALRTIAFKVRTASCGGTACVNSFGDEQLAVDMLADKLLFEALQYSHVCKYACSEEVPELQDMGGPVEGGFSVAFDPLDGSSIVDTNFTVGTIFGVWPGDKLTGVTGGDQVAAAMGIYGPRTTYVLAVKGFPGTHEFLLLDEGKWQHVKETTEINEGKMFSPGNLRATFDNSEYSKLIDYYVKEKYTLRYTGGMVPDVNQIIVKEKGIFTNVTSPTAKAKLRLLFEVAPLGLLVENAGGFSSDGYNSVLDKTIVNLDDRTQVAYGSKNEIIRFEETLYGTSRLKNVPIGVTA, encoded by the exons ATGGAGACTAGCGTCACGTGCTACTCACGTGGGGTCCTCCTCCCACGCGTTTCTTCTCAGCGTTCCCCTTCATTGGTTACTCCTCCTTCTTCCTTCTCCACATCATCCAGCTTCAAG GGTCTGAAGTCAAGCTCAATCTTTGGAGATTCACTCAGAGTAGCACCAAGATCGCAGTTGAAAGCCACCAAGCCCAAGAGCAATGGTGCTTCATCTGTGACCAAATGTGAAATTGGTCAAAGCTTG GAAGAGTTTTTGACACAAGCAACTCCAGACAAGGGATTGAGAACTTTGCTGATGTGTATGGGAGAAGCATTGAGGACAATAGCTTTCAAAGTCAGGACAGCTTCTTGCGGTGGAACAGCTTGTGTTAACTCCTTTGGTGATGAACAACTCGCTGTCGATATGCTCGCCGATAAGCTTCTCTTTGAG GCTTTGCAATACTCGCATGTGTGTAAGTACGCGTGCTCAGAAGAAGTACCTGAGCTTCAAGACATGGGAGGTCCAGTGGAAGGCGGGTTTAGCGTGGCGTTTGATCCATTGGATGGTTCGAGCATTGTGGATACAAACTTCACTGTGGGAACTATCTTTGGGGTTTGGCCTGGTGACAAGTTAACCGGAGTCACGGGAGGAGATCAAGTGGCTGCAGCCATGGGAATCTATGGTCCAAGAACCACTTATGTTTTGGCTGTTAAAGGGTTTCCAGGAACTCATGAGTTCTTACTTCTTGATGAAG GGAAATGGCAGCATGTTAAGGAGACAACAGAGATTAATGAAGGGAAGATGTTCTCACCAGGAAACTTGAGAGCCACGTTTGACAACTCCGAATACAGCAAG CTGATTGATTACTACGTGAAAGAGAAGTACACACTTCGATACACAGGAGGAATGGTTCCTGACGTTAACCAG ATTATTGTGAAGGAGAAAGGAATATTCACGAACGTGACTTCGCCTACGGCTAAGGCAAAGTTGAGGTTGTTGTTCGAAGTGGCTCCTCTTGGCCTGCTCGTTGAGAATGCTGGTGGGTTCAGCAGTGATGGATACAACTCTGTGCTTGACAAGACCATCGTCAACCTCGACGATAGAACTCAAGTTGCTTATGGCTCAAAGAACGAGATCATCCGTTTCGAAGAAACCCTTTATGGAACATCAAGACTCAAGAATGTTCCCATTGGAGTTACTGCTTAG
- the LOC106311210 gene encoding putative uncharacterized protein DDB_G0286915, with product MAMCKSIKPMAQMLLLLLAIHMHILTVGSTTETSASFAKHSSVTVNKPSSKIDFIVWRRELRGGGGGGGGGRGGGGGGRSGTGGTSSGNCLKHYGLSKSLLFIGILSYLLGVW from the coding sequence ATGGCAATGTGCAAATCAATTAAACCAATGGCTCAGATGTTGCTATTACTACTAGCGATTCATATGCATATTCTAACCGTTGGTTCAACCACCGAGACCTCTGCCTCATTCGCTAAACATAGTTCCGTCACCGTAAATAAACCGTCTTCTAAGATCGATTTTATAGTTTGGCGGCGAGAGCTAAGAGGTGGAGGAGGAGGAGGAGGAGGAGGTCGTGGTGGTGGAGGCGGTGGAAGGAGTGGTACCGGCGGTACAAGCAGCGGTAACTGCCTCAAGCACTATGGTCTGTCCAAAAGCCTATTATTCATCGGTATATTAAGCTATTTGCTTGGTGTATGGTAG
- the LOC106307894 gene encoding 60S ribosomal protein L35a-2, with amino-acid sequence MKGRQGERVRLYVRGTVLGYKRSKSNQYPNTSLIQIEGVNTTEEVNWYKGKRMAYIYKAKTKKNGSHYRCIWGKVTRPHGNSGVVRAKFTSNLPPKSMGARVRVFMYPSNI; translated from the exons ATGAAGGGACGCCAAGGAGAGAGAGTTAG ATTGTATGTTCGAGGAACTGTCCTCGGCTACAAGAG GTCGAAGTCAAACCAATACCCCAACACTTCTCTCATCCAGATTGAAGGTGTGAACACTACAGAGGAGGTTAATTGGTACAAGGGAAAGCGTATGGCTTACATCTACAAGGCAAAGACAAAGAAGAACGGTTCCCACTACCGTTGCATCTGGGGCAAAGTCACTCGGCCTCATGGTAACAGCGGTGTTGTCCGTGCCAAGTTCACTTCAAACCTACCACCAAAGTCTATG GGAGCTAGAGTCAGAGTGTTCATGTACCCCAGCAACATATGA
- the LOC106309522 gene encoding LIM domain-containing protein WLIM2b-like — translation MSSFTGTQQKCKACEKTVYPVELLSADGVSYHKSCFKCSHCKSRLQLSRYSSMEGVLYCKPHYEQLFKESGSFTKNFQSPVKPAAEKSSPELTRTPSRVAGMFSGTQEKCATCSKTVYPIEKVTVESQTYHKSCFKCSHGGCPISPSNYAALEGILYCKHHFAQLFKEKGSYNHLIKSASIKRSAAAAVAAGTPAAAVPES, via the exons ATGTCTTCATTCACGGGAACTCAGCAGAAGTGCAAGGCCTGCGAGAAGACGGTGTACCCTGTGGAGCTTCTCTCTGCTGATGGTGTTAGCTATCACAAGTCTTGCTTCAAATGCTCTCACTGCAAATCCAGGCTTCAG CTGAGCAGATATTCATCAATGGAAGGTGTGTTGTACTGTAAGCCTCATTATGAGCAGCTCTTCAAGGAGTCTGGTAGCTTCACCAAGAACTTTCAGTCCC CTGTTAAACCTGCGGCTGAGAAATCAAGTCCTGAGCTG ACGAGGACCCCTAGCCGAGTTGCCGGTATGTTCTCAGGCACACAAGAAAAATGCGCCACTTGCAGTAAAACTGTGTATCCTATCGAAAAG GTAACAGTGGAGAGCCAGACGTATCACAAGTCCTGCTTCAAATGCTCACATGGAGGCTGCCCCATCTCGCCATCAAACTACGCAGCACTTGAAGGAATCCTCTACTGCAAGCACCATTTCGCTCAGCTTTTCAAGGAAAAGGGAAGCTACAACCACTTGATCAAATCTGCTTCCATCAAACGCTCTGCGGCTGCTGCAGTCGCTGCTGGTACACCTGCAGCCGCCGTTCCTGAATCTTAA
- the LOC106309151 gene encoding uncharacterized protein LOC106309151, whose translation MAFKDFGEKRVEQRGPSQPRVPINGLVADACSPTAWSLPSPRSDRAVDLHIFLTSIQCPAYSTDADTYEWTTSTKQDAKFSAQNTWQDMRLSAPVQPVAETIWFKGAIPRNNFNMWIANLNRLPTRARLAGWGLQINKACCLCSAFEETRDHLLLSCAYSMEVWRLSIGRLNPPNSLFRTWAELLSWIRGTSVAAPSLLRKLAVQCIIYHLWKQRNNVLHNHTVLPPTTIFRIVDKEMRNTITARRERKHFINLMVKWMR comes from the coding sequence ATGGCGTTTAAGGACTTTGGTGAAAAAAGAGTGGAACAGCGTGGACCCTCCCAGCCTCGGGTCCCGATAAATGGTCTGGTGGCAGATGCCTGCTCCCCTACGGCTTGGTCGCTGCCTTCTCCTCGATCCGACAGGGCGGTTGATCTCCATATCTTCTTAACCTCCATCCAATGTCCAGCCTACTCAACAGATGCAGACACATATGAGTGGACTACTTCTACTAAGCAAGATGCAAAATTCAGTGCCCAAAATACTTGGCAGGATATGCGCCTCTCAGCTCCGGTCCAACCGGTGGCAGAGACCATCTGGTTTAAAGGAGCAATACCAAGGAACAACTTTAATATGTGGATAGCAAACTTGAACAGATTGCCAACCAGAGCAAGACTAGCAGGTTGGGGCCTTCAAATAAATAAAGCTTGCTGTCTCTGTTCTGCTTTCGAAGAAACCAGGGATCACCTCCTTCTCTCTTGTGCTTATAGCATGGAGGTGTGGAGACTCTCTATCGGCAGGTTAAACCCACCGAACTCACTGTTCAGAACTTGGGCTGAGCTTCTATCTTGGATTAGAGGTACCTCAGTTGCAGCGCCCTCTCTCCTGCGGAAGCTAGCTGTCCAATGTATCATTTACCACCTTTGGAAGCAACGAAACAATGTGCTGCACAACCACACTGTTCTACCACCTACCACCATATTCAGGATCGTTGATAAGGAGATGCGCAACACAATTACAGCAAGAAGGGAGAGGAAGCACTTCATCAATCTTATGGTCAAATGGATGCGATGA
- the LOC106312303 gene encoding glycosyltransferase family 64 protein C4, whose amino-acid sequence MGGGDVSKEMGAYRRGDHKLRKFVTARSTKFLILSCIAFALITLACRSSRPWFNTSIAVADQISRSRKGYTLLMNTWKRYDLLKKSVSHYASCSRLDSIHIVWSEPNPPSESLKEYLQKAIKKKARDGHEVELRFDINKEDSLNNRFKDIQDLKTDAVFSIDDDIIFPCHTVDFAFNVWESAPETMVGFVPRVHWPEQSNGKADYYTYSGWWSVWWSGTYSMVLSKAAFFHKKYLSLYTNDMPASIREFTTKNRNCEDIAMSFLIANATNAPPIWVKGKIYEIGSTGISSIGGHTEKRTHCVNRFVAEFGRMPLVYTSMKAVDSRSLWFW is encoded by the exons ATGGGAGGAGGAGACGTCTCTAAAGAGATGGGAGCATACCGCCGCGGAGATCACAAGCTACGCAAGTTCGTAACGGCGAGGAGCACTAAGTTCCTCATACTCTCCTGCATCGCCTTCGCGTTGATCACACTCGCTTGCCGATCTTCTCGGCCTTGGTTCAACACTTCAATCGCCGTCGCGGATCAGATCTCCAGATCAAG GAAAGGGTATACACTGTTGATGAACACATGGAAGAGATACGATCTTTTAAAGAAGTCTGTTTCACACTACGCGTCTTGTTCTCGGCTTGACTCTATCCACATTGTGTGGAGTGAGCCTAACCCTCCTTCAGAGTCTCTCAAGGAGTATCTTCAGAAGGCTATAAAGAAGAAAGCTAGAGATGGACATGAGGTTGAGCTTAGGTTTGATATAAACAAAGAAGATAGTTTGAACAATAGGTTTAAAGATATTCAAGACTTGAAAACAGATGCTGTGTTCTCGATTGATGATGATATTATATTCCCTTGTCACACTGTGGATTTTGCTTTCAATGTTTGGGAGAGTGCTCCAGAGACTATGGTTGGGTTCGTGCCTCGTGTGCATTGGCCTGAACAATCG AATGGTAAAGCTGATTACTACACCTACAGTGGATGGTGGTCTGTTTGGTGGAGTGGTACATATAGCATGGTACTCTCAAAAGCAGCTTTCTTCCACAAAAAGTACCTAAGCCTTTACACGAACGACATGCCTGCATCTATCAGAGAATTCACAACCAAGAACAG GAACTGTGAAGATATTGCAATGTCATTCCTCATCGCAAATGCTACAAACGCTCCTCCTATATGGGTTAAAG GTAAGATATATGAAATAGGTTCAACAGGAATCAGTAGCATAGGAGGGCACACAGAGAAAAGAACACACTGCGTAAACAGGTTTGTAGCAGAGTTCGGAAGAATGCCACTTGTATACACTTCAATGAAAGCCGTTGATAGTCGCAGTTTATGGTTCTGGTGA
- the LOC106310108 gene encoding uncharacterized protein LOC106310108 — translation MRRLLIKKNPVFFLFLLITTSSLTILIFSLLRLPESPPIIFTGKLRADLSDELGFFGNMMVEMLPEDLVFTAFVPSENAFNRDLGMTKPNNTRESKPLEDEENTYAVVSRILGFAVVPYRVDEVDIGKDETASYESLSGFTLKIWRKSRNSGGLVVNGVETEKMGLKRGKIMVHIMDGVIMDSDFAQSVASSDTTPQDEEEPEP, via the coding sequence ATGAGGAGACTTCTCATCAAGAAGAATCCAGTGTTCTTCCTTTTTCTCCTCATCACTACTTCTTCCTTGACTATTCTCATCTTCTCTTTACTTCGATTACCGGAATCACCTCCGATCATCTTCACCGGGAAACTTAGAGCCGATCTCTCCGACGAACTTGGATTCTTCGGGAATATGATGGTCGAAATGCTCCCCGAAGATCTGGTTTTCACTGCCTTCGTACCCTCAGAGAACGCATTCAATCGAGATCTGGGGATGACGAAACCCAACAACACAAGGGAATCAAAACCACTTGAAGACGAAGAAAACACATACGCCGTCGTATCGAGGATCTTGGGTTTCGCTGTGGTTCCGTATAGAGTGGATGAAGTAGACATAGGGAAAGACGAAACGGCGTCGTATGAGTCGTTGAGTGGTTTCACATTGAAGATTTGGAGGAAGAGTAGAAATAGTGGTGGGCTTGTGGTGAATGGCGTGGAGACGGAGAAGATGGGGTTGAAGAGAGGGAAGATAATGGTTCATATCATGGATGGTGTGATAATGGATTCTGATTTCGCACAGTCCGTTGCTTCTTCTGATACTACTCCACAAGATGAAGAAGAACCTGAGCCATAG
- the LOC106310927 gene encoding glucan endo-1,3-beta-glucosidase 2 — MNSVAFYLLLLLISVATPPITTATTIGVTYSTPPSISTSAALSPDRIASQVVSMKIPAVRLLDSSPSMIRAFAYTNVSVFLSVPNPLVPLLASNRSLAMRWCYRHVLPFYPRTKITIISVGNDVVSYSPDVSPFLLRAMQNVHLSLADLRIYKISVSTTFSFFNVVPTAFPPSSAQFQEPTGEVIIRPILQFLERTNSSFLINLFPYNMYRSSFSIPIGFALFEEGPFNFRDDLTTGVRYRNLFDMMVDAVISSMAVMGHENLPVIVAETGWPSSGIDAGEVDATLLYSEMFLKALLAHLRSGGGTPLRKEGVAEVYVFELVEKEAKQGIRNWGLLHHNMTSKYSFEFSDGGGGKGGRFMEVLVGFFVEVVMLCLLM, encoded by the coding sequence ATGAACTCCGTCGCGTTTTATCTCCTCCTCCTCCTTATCTCCGTCGCTACCCCGCCGATCACCACCGCCACGACGATCGGAGTCACCTACTCAACACCACCGTCAATCTCCACCTCCGCCGCTCTCTCCCCGGACAGAATCGCCTCGCAAGTCGTCTCCATGAAAATCCCGGCGGTTAGACTCCTCGACTCGAGCCCCTCGATGATCCGCGCCTTCGCCTACACCAACGTCTCCGTCTTCCTCTCCGTCCCCAACCCCCTCGTCCCCCTCCTCGCCTCGAACCGCTCCCTCGCGATGCGCTGGTGCTACCGCCACGTCCTCCCTTTCTACCCACGCACGAAGATCACGATCATCTCCGTCGGAAACGACGTCGTCTCCTACTCCCCCGACGTCTCCCCGTTCCTCCTCCGAGCGATGCAGAACGTCCACCTCTCCCTCGCCGATTTGAGGATCTACAAGATCTCCGTCTCCACGACGTTCTCGTTCTTCAACGTCGTCCCCACGGCTTTCCCTCCTTCCTCCGCGCAGTTCCAAGAGCCTACCGGAGAAGTCATCATCCGCCCGATCTTGCAGTTCTTGGAAAGAACCAACTCCTCTTTCTTGATCAACCTCTTCCCTTACAACATGTACCGCTCGAGCTTCTCGATTCCGATAGGTTTCGCTCTGTTCGAAGAAGGTCCTTTCAACTTCAGAGACGATCTCACCACGGGGGTGAGGTACCGTAACTTGTTCGATATGATGGTTGACGCTGTGATTAGCTCGATGGCTGTGATGGGACACGAGAATCTTCCGGTGATTGTTGCGGAGACTGGGTGGCCTAGCTCCGGGATTGATGCTGGTGAAGTTGATGCGACGTTGCTGTATAGCGAGATGTTCTTGAAAGCTTTGTTGGCGCATTTGAGAAGTGGAGGTGGTACGCCGTTGAGGAAGGAAGGTGTTGCGGAGGTTTATGTCTTTGAGCTTGTGGAGAAGGAAGCTAAGCAAGGGATCAGGAACTGGGGGCTTTTGCATCATAACATGACTAGCAAGTATAGCTTTGAGTTCTCAGATGGTGGTGGAGGGAAAGGAGGAAGATTTATGGAGGTTTTGGTTGGGTTCTTTGTGGAGGTAGTGATGCTTTGTCTGTTGATGTAG